The following are encoded together in the Amyelois transitella isolate CPQ chromosome 6, ilAmyTran1.1, whole genome shotgun sequence genome:
- the LOC132901827 gene encoding zinc finger protein jing isoform X3: MPPWASEPAPPAPRRLAVQPAPVRRPHVPIHRRITEYFNHKMKPQNGLKRDSSVSNNDDTKRKCLPAKNGVTHDLEKYISYISQTLSPKVLMDVGKQADVAKKAMHPTSNGVIDTGKPTDLSKTTSVPNFNGMIDYNNKPKDNKEKNCTSFFGLVGVPSSESHSKEKHINGIVNGLLDTKKKIQDIKTTTDPSANGLNVKNMSGNKKHKVPMSASSDPTTLRIAPATSASQTSKKNGVSRPDSTRMNGVVSSTTKLDSKMNGVMCGSNNLSLNPISKVTTSKKEPVKKTNQPSKRTNRKSSACIANSKNLTWSKANNLKQVQLQQQNCVNSTQKSPMTTIPGEANPAPKMNVPNGVRQVSMTMNGSLSNLNVPVTNLQNCHQLNIPQPCNGTVTSNNLASFVAVPQNVMLTALRIPQNGISTQTINHQQNNMTAFNRPNVNVSSPTKLNGQFVFPFMQNINGTVVQIPNLMTKMPNFVLPQTTQLTTQRQDHIQNQQAAQILINGTLLKLANTMSPTYPNVNKTSPVTSQSIPVMNKSVSGMPPNGITVQSKPNFTVNFSHPVLVPQPGFIVTSVPNMNVKETWSYSSTNAASSSQSTCSNPIVHHPPPIVPNFTTQALHTSSIPIAPVKPPDNPIQGTDPPSSTVKEPEVNEVRRKLSDVNPKLNEVSSKCDIPWLSKTVNNNIVQLDTNKLTSRPFAHVSSLSEKLEDLAEKSKESQMSEEFSKEIRIEHSEAELRKVEEVARREETIFTQITVLKDVSSNVQSTLIEANFCSTTTESSESGIGTDKSIDSPSDSQTSKECDEDSSLSLSVSVCSVEVQSSQKSPILKQPKTLRFPPRNLAKTDSDRRTSSTDTTSTVTLCQWENCKREFESDTDLLEHLQTDHVETQAGKENYVCLWQQCKVRGKPSCSRLWLERHALSHGGNKPFKCIFDGCGRRFSTQILLERHVNNHFNEASPNAGTNKKSSDSASKLIRRNGKKLRYRRQPWSARMFDFFDAGTMEGLAWRLSRCTRWRLGGHCPLREPAGRHTLTLHAVLKATRYNATEARREALLTYFPPHVIEDEWVPEKEVQTIKRVEISSLPVHTKVVVYEQFCATYKSAAPPPPPPPPKPAPAPAPTRLLPARNCTSSRVLANLIAKQKRERFECSSQVNISSLYREEEPTKPEVSGAKKRKMGRRYGGNSFWPCGR; the protein is encoded by the exons ATGCCGCCCTGGGCGAGTGAACCGGCGCCGCCGGCACCGCGACGCCTCGCGGTCCAACCCGCGCCCGTGCGCCGTCCCCACGTGCCTATCCATCGCCGTATCACAGAGTATTTCAACCACAAGATGAAGCCGCAAAACGGTCTCAAGCGAGACTCTAGCGTCTCTAACAACGACGACACCAAAAGAAAGTGCCTGCCTGCCAAAAATGGCGTCACACATGACCTGGAAAAATACATCTCTTACATATCACAGACGCTTAGTCCGAAAGTACTGATGGATGTCGGCAAGCAAGCCGATGTAGCAAAAAAGGCAATGCACCCAACTTCTAATGGTGTGATAGATACAGGGAAACCGACAGATCTCAGTAAAACCACATCCGTTCCCAACTTTAATGGGATGATCGATTATAATAACAAACCTAAAGACAACAAGGAGAAAAATTGTACTAGCTTTTTTGGCTTGGTCGGAGTTCCATCTTCAGAATCCCATTCCAAAGAGAAGCACATCAATGGTATTGTCAACGGATTGCTGGACACTAAAAAGAAAATCCAAGACATTAAAACGACAACAGACCCATCCGCCAATGGTTTGAATGTGAAGAATATGAGTGGGAATAAGAAACATAAAGTGCCAATGTCAGCATCTAGTGATCCAACAACATTAAGAATTGCACCCGCGACATCCGCGAGTCAGACGTCCAAAAAGAATGGTGTTTCAAGGCCAGACTCCACCAGAATGAATGGTGTCGTGAGTTCTACaacaaaattagatagtaAAATGAATGGTGTTATGTGCGGATCGAACAATTTAAGTTTAAACCCTATATCAAAAGTTACAACCTCGAAGAAGGAGCCTGTGAAGAAAACTAATCAGCCATCTAAAAGAACAAACAGGAAATCGTCTGCTTGTATTGCTAACAGTAAAAACCTGACGTGGTCTAAAGCGAATAATCTCAAACAAGTGCAACTCCAGCAACAAAATTGTGTCAATTCTACACAGAAATCTCCCATGACGACAATTCCAGGTGAAGCTAATCCAGCACCAAAGATGAATGTTCCAAATGGTGTGCGACAAGTTTCAATGACAATGAATGGTAGCCTCAGTAATTTGAATGTGCCCGTAACCAATTTACAGAATTGTCACCAATTAAATATTCCACAACCATGCAATGGCACGGTCACATCTAATAATTTAGCCTCCTTCGTTGCAGTACctcaaaatgttatgttaactGCTTTGAGAATACCGCAGAATGGAATTTCAACACAAACCATAAATCACCAGCAAAACAATATGACAGCTTTCAATCGACCAAATGTCAACGTGTCAAGTCCGACAAAATTAAATGGTCAATTTGTCTTTCCATTTATGCAAAATATCAACGGAACGGTGGTAcaaataccaaatttaatgacaaagatgccaaattttgttttaccacAAACGACGCAACTGACCACGCAACGACAAGATCATATACAAAATCAGCAAGCGGCCCAAATTCTCATTAACGGCACGCTGTTGAAGCTAGCGAACACCATGTCGCCGACTTATCCTAACGTAAACAAGACATCGCCGGTGACGAGCCAGTCGATTCCCGTGATGAATAAAAGCGTTTCTGGTATGCCACCAAATGGAATAACCGTGCAATCAAAGCCGAATTTCACAGTTAATTTTAGCCATCCGGTTTTAGTTCCGCAACCTGGTTTCATTGTAACGTCTGTGCCAAACATGAACGTAAAAGAAACGTGGAGTTATTCAAGCACAAATGCAGCATCTTCATCACAATCTACGTGTTCCAATCCAATTGTTCACCATCCACCACCTATCGTACCCAATTTTACGACTCAAGCACTGCATACGAGTAGTATACCCATAGCGCCTGTCAAACCTCCCGATAATCCAATTCAGGGTACAGATCCACCAAGTAGTACAGTAAAAGAACCAGAAGTGAATGAAGTGAGACGAAAATTGAGCGATGTGAACCcaaaattaaatgaagtaAGCTCAAAGTGTGATATTCCTTGGCTGTCAAaaactgttaataataatatagttcAGCTAGATACTAATAAATTGACTTCGAGGCCTTTTGCACACGTGAGTAGTTTATCAGAGAAACTAGAAGATTTAGCGGAGAAATCGAAAGAAAGCCAGATGTCTGAGGAGTTTAGTAAAGAAATAAGGATTGAACATTCAGAGGCGGAGTTAAGGAAAGTTGAAGAAGTAGCGAGAAGAGAGGAGACCATTTTTACTCAAATTACTGTTTTGAAAGATGTTTCGTCGAACGTTCAAAGTACTCTGATAGAAGCGAACTTCTGCAGTACAACGACAGAGTCTTCCGAGTCCGGGATCGGGACAGACAAGTCTATTGACTCTCCGAGTGACTCCCAGACTAGCAAGGAGTGCGATGAAGATTCGTCTCTTTCGCTTAGTGTGAGTGTGTGTTCGGTTGAGGTGCAGAGCAGTCAAAAGAGTCCAATACTTAAACAGCCAAAAACATTGAGATTCCCACCCAGAAACCTGGCGAAGACTGACAGCGATCGGAGAACTTCTAGTACGGATACTACGTCCACGGTAACGCTGTGTCAGTGGGAGAATTGCAAGAGAGAATTCGAGAGCGATACAGACCTTTTGGAGCATTTACAg aCGGACCACGTAGAAACTCAAGCCGGGAAGGAGAATTATGTATGTCTATGGCAGCAATGCAAGGTCCGCGGCAAGCCCTCGTGCTCTCGGCTCTGGCTGGAGCGACACGCGCTCTCCCACGGCGGCAACAAGCCCTTCAAGTGCATCTTCGACGGCTGCGGCAGAAGATTCTCCACACAG ATTCTTCTCGAAAGGCACGTGAACAACCACTTCAACGAGGCATCTCCGAATGCGGGTACCAACAAGAAATCCAGCGACAGTGCGTCCAAACTCATCAGGAGAAATGGCAAGAAGCTGCGGTACAGGCGCCAGCCGTGGTCTG CGCGGATGTTCGACTTCTTCGACGCCGGGACCATGGAAGGACTCGCTTGGCGTCTATCACGGTGCACCCGGTGGAGGCTCGGAGGTCATTGCCCTCTCAGGGAGCCGGCCGGGCGACACACGCTGACTCTCCACGCAGTACTGAAAGCGACGCGATACAACGCGACCGAGGCGAGAAGAGAGGCGCTTCTCACGTACTTCCCACCGCATGT GATCGAAGACGAATGGGTGCCGGAGAAGGAAGTTCAGACAATCAAGCGGGTGGAGATCTCTTCGCTGCCGGTTCACACCAAAGTGGTCGTCTACGAGCAGTTCTGCGCCACTTACAAATCTgcagcgccgccgccgcctccCCCGCCGCCGAAGCCGGCGCCGGCGCCCGCCCCCACGCGGCTGCTGCCCGCTAGGAATTGTACGTCGTCACGAGTGCTCGCCAACCTGATCGCCAAGCAGAAGCGGGAACGATTCGAGTGCTCTTCCCAAGTCAACATCTCCTCCCTTTACCGCGAAGAAGAACCGACCAAACCAGAAGTCAGCGGCGCAAAGAAGCGCAAGATGGGGAGACGATATGGCGGAAATTCGTTCTGGCCTTGCGGACGATAA
- the LOC132901827 gene encoding zinc finger protein jing isoform X1 gives MADGSSEDRIGPKQMNDLTFSAPDPLLGDTKKCSGETIDTGKVKLSFYTELQTSESCENSDSRGVATKRSAAVVCTNSRNSCEVNTEEGEDRKKRCFDRYDSSESSDSGVAVLSSTESGGCSGSDITEPASPRSPESSGSTAEEGAGARMPPWASEPAPPAPRRLAVQPAPVRRPHVPIHRRITEYFNHKMKPQNGLKRDSSVSNNDDTKRKCLPAKNGVTHDLEKYISYISQTLSPKVLMDVGKQADVAKKAMHPTSNGVIDTGKPTDLSKTTSVPNFNGMIDYNNKPKDNKEKNCTSFFGLVGVPSSESHSKEKHINGIVNGLLDTKKKIQDIKTTTDPSANGLNVKNMSGNKKHKVPMSASSDPTTLRIAPATSASQTSKKNGVSRPDSTRMNGVVSSTTKLDSKMNGVMCGSNNLSLNPISKVTTSKKEPVKKTNQPSKRTNRKSSACIANSKNLTWSKANNLKQVQLQQQNCVNSTQKSPMTTIPGEANPAPKMNVPNGVRQVSMTMNGSLSNLNVPVTNLQNCHQLNIPQPCNGTVTSNNLASFVAVPQNVMLTALRIPQNGISTQTINHQQNNMTAFNRPNVNVSSPTKLNGQFVFPFMQNINGTVVQIPNLMTKMPNFVLPQTTQLTTQRQDHIQNQQAAQILINGTLLKLANTMSPTYPNVNKTSPVTSQSIPVMNKSVSGMPPNGITVQSKPNFTVNFSHPVLVPQPGFIVTSVPNMNVKETWSYSSTNAASSSQSTCSNPIVHHPPPIVPNFTTQALHTSSIPIAPVKPPDNPIQGTDPPSSTVKEPEVNEVRRKLSDVNPKLNEVSSKCDIPWLSKTVNNNIVQLDTNKLTSRPFAHVSSLSEKLEDLAEKSKESQMSEEFSKEIRIEHSEAELRKVEEVARREETIFTQITVLKDVSSNVQSTLIEANFCSTTTESSESGIGTDKSIDSPSDSQTSKECDEDSSLSLSVSVCSVEVQSSQKSPILKQPKTLRFPPRNLAKTDSDRRTSSTDTTSTVTLCQWENCKREFESDTDLLEHLQTDHVETQAGKENYVCLWQQCKVRGKPSCSRLWLERHALSHGGNKPFKCIFDGCGRRFSTQILLERHVNNHFNEASPNAGTNKKSSDSASKLIRRNGKKLRYRRQPWSARMFDFFDAGTMEGLAWRLSRCTRWRLGGHCPLREPAGRHTLTLHAVLKATRYNATEARREALLTYFPPHVIEDEWVPEKEVQTIKRVEISSLPVHTKVVVYEQFCATYKSAAPPPPPPPPKPAPAPAPTRLLPARNCTSSRVLANLIAKQKRERFECSSQVNISSLYREEEPTKPEVSGAKKRKMGRRYGGNSFWPCGR, from the exons TGGCGTAGCGGTGCTGAGTTCGACGGAGAGCGGAGGCTGCAGCGGTAGCGACATCACCGAGCCGGCTTCGCCGCGCAGCCCTGAGTCGTCGGGCAGCACCGCAGAGGAGGGCGCGGGTGCGCGTATGCCGCCCTGGGCGAGTGAACCGGCGCCGCCGGCACCGCGACGCCTCGCGGTCCAACCCGCGCCCGTGCGCCGTCCCCACGTGCCTATCCATCGCCGTATCACAGAGTATTTCAACCACAAGATGAAGCCGCAAAACGGTCTCAAGCGAGACTCTAGCGTCTCTAACAACGACGACACCAAAAGAAAGTGCCTGCCTGCCAAAAATGGCGTCACACATGACCTGGAAAAATACATCTCTTACATATCACAGACGCTTAGTCCGAAAGTACTGATGGATGTCGGCAAGCAAGCCGATGTAGCAAAAAAGGCAATGCACCCAACTTCTAATGGTGTGATAGATACAGGGAAACCGACAGATCTCAGTAAAACCACATCCGTTCCCAACTTTAATGGGATGATCGATTATAATAACAAACCTAAAGACAACAAGGAGAAAAATTGTACTAGCTTTTTTGGCTTGGTCGGAGTTCCATCTTCAGAATCCCATTCCAAAGAGAAGCACATCAATGGTATTGTCAACGGATTGCTGGACACTAAAAAGAAAATCCAAGACATTAAAACGACAACAGACCCATCCGCCAATGGTTTGAATGTGAAGAATATGAGTGGGAATAAGAAACATAAAGTGCCAATGTCAGCATCTAGTGATCCAACAACATTAAGAATTGCACCCGCGACATCCGCGAGTCAGACGTCCAAAAAGAATGGTGTTTCAAGGCCAGACTCCACCAGAATGAATGGTGTCGTGAGTTCTACaacaaaattagatagtaAAATGAATGGTGTTATGTGCGGATCGAACAATTTAAGTTTAAACCCTATATCAAAAGTTACAACCTCGAAGAAGGAGCCTGTGAAGAAAACTAATCAGCCATCTAAAAGAACAAACAGGAAATCGTCTGCTTGTATTGCTAACAGTAAAAACCTGACGTGGTCTAAAGCGAATAATCTCAAACAAGTGCAACTCCAGCAACAAAATTGTGTCAATTCTACACAGAAATCTCCCATGACGACAATTCCAGGTGAAGCTAATCCAGCACCAAAGATGAATGTTCCAAATGGTGTGCGACAAGTTTCAATGACAATGAATGGTAGCCTCAGTAATTTGAATGTGCCCGTAACCAATTTACAGAATTGTCACCAATTAAATATTCCACAACCATGCAATGGCACGGTCACATCTAATAATTTAGCCTCCTTCGTTGCAGTACctcaaaatgttatgttaactGCTTTGAGAATACCGCAGAATGGAATTTCAACACAAACCATAAATCACCAGCAAAACAATATGACAGCTTTCAATCGACCAAATGTCAACGTGTCAAGTCCGACAAAATTAAATGGTCAATTTGTCTTTCCATTTATGCAAAATATCAACGGAACGGTGGTAcaaataccaaatttaatgacaaagatgccaaattttgttttaccacAAACGACGCAACTGACCACGCAACGACAAGATCATATACAAAATCAGCAAGCGGCCCAAATTCTCATTAACGGCACGCTGTTGAAGCTAGCGAACACCATGTCGCCGACTTATCCTAACGTAAACAAGACATCGCCGGTGACGAGCCAGTCGATTCCCGTGATGAATAAAAGCGTTTCTGGTATGCCACCAAATGGAATAACCGTGCAATCAAAGCCGAATTTCACAGTTAATTTTAGCCATCCGGTTTTAGTTCCGCAACCTGGTTTCATTGTAACGTCTGTGCCAAACATGAACGTAAAAGAAACGTGGAGTTATTCAAGCACAAATGCAGCATCTTCATCACAATCTACGTGTTCCAATCCAATTGTTCACCATCCACCACCTATCGTACCCAATTTTACGACTCAAGCACTGCATACGAGTAGTATACCCATAGCGCCTGTCAAACCTCCCGATAATCCAATTCAGGGTACAGATCCACCAAGTAGTACAGTAAAAGAACCAGAAGTGAATGAAGTGAGACGAAAATTGAGCGATGTGAACCcaaaattaaatgaagtaAGCTCAAAGTGTGATATTCCTTGGCTGTCAAaaactgttaataataatatagttcAGCTAGATACTAATAAATTGACTTCGAGGCCTTTTGCACACGTGAGTAGTTTATCAGAGAAACTAGAAGATTTAGCGGAGAAATCGAAAGAAAGCCAGATGTCTGAGGAGTTTAGTAAAGAAATAAGGATTGAACATTCAGAGGCGGAGTTAAGGAAAGTTGAAGAAGTAGCGAGAAGAGAGGAGACCATTTTTACTCAAATTACTGTTTTGAAAGATGTTTCGTCGAACGTTCAAAGTACTCTGATAGAAGCGAACTTCTGCAGTACAACGACAGAGTCTTCCGAGTCCGGGATCGGGACAGACAAGTCTATTGACTCTCCGAGTGACTCCCAGACTAGCAAGGAGTGCGATGAAGATTCGTCTCTTTCGCTTAGTGTGAGTGTGTGTTCGGTTGAGGTGCAGAGCAGTCAAAAGAGTCCAATACTTAAACAGCCAAAAACATTGAGATTCCCACCCAGAAACCTGGCGAAGACTGACAGCGATCGGAGAACTTCTAGTACGGATACTACGTCCACGGTAACGCTGTGTCAGTGGGAGAATTGCAAGAGAGAATTCGAGAGCGATACAGACCTTTTGGAGCATTTACAg aCGGACCACGTAGAAACTCAAGCCGGGAAGGAGAATTATGTATGTCTATGGCAGCAATGCAAGGTCCGCGGCAAGCCCTCGTGCTCTCGGCTCTGGCTGGAGCGACACGCGCTCTCCCACGGCGGCAACAAGCCCTTCAAGTGCATCTTCGACGGCTGCGGCAGAAGATTCTCCACACAG ATTCTTCTCGAAAGGCACGTGAACAACCACTTCAACGAGGCATCTCCGAATGCGGGTACCAACAAGAAATCCAGCGACAGTGCGTCCAAACTCATCAGGAGAAATGGCAAGAAGCTGCGGTACAGGCGCCAGCCGTGGTCTG CGCGGATGTTCGACTTCTTCGACGCCGGGACCATGGAAGGACTCGCTTGGCGTCTATCACGGTGCACCCGGTGGAGGCTCGGAGGTCATTGCCCTCTCAGGGAGCCGGCCGGGCGACACACGCTGACTCTCCACGCAGTACTGAAAGCGACGCGATACAACGCGACCGAGGCGAGAAGAGAGGCGCTTCTCACGTACTTCCCACCGCATGT GATCGAAGACGAATGGGTGCCGGAGAAGGAAGTTCAGACAATCAAGCGGGTGGAGATCTCTTCGCTGCCGGTTCACACCAAAGTGGTCGTCTACGAGCAGTTCTGCGCCACTTACAAATCTgcagcgccgccgccgcctccCCCGCCGCCGAAGCCGGCGCCGGCGCCCGCCCCCACGCGGCTGCTGCCCGCTAGGAATTGTACGTCGTCACGAGTGCTCGCCAACCTGATCGCCAAGCAGAAGCGGGAACGATTCGAGTGCTCTTCCCAAGTCAACATCTCCTCCCTTTACCGCGAAGAAGAACCGACCAAACCAGAAGTCAGCGGCGCAAAGAAGCGCAAGATGGGGAGACGATATGGCGGAAATTCGTTCTGGCCTTGCGGACGATAA